The Verrucomicrobiota bacterium nucleotide sequence TGGGAGGCATAATACATGAGGCACGCCAGCACACTGAATGCCACCAACCCCGCCATCGTGTAAACCCACCGTTTTTCAAACGAAACCGCTTTGGACCACCAAGCCTGAATGTGCTCAGTCAGCGAGGTCGCAGCCCCTTTGGGGTTGGACAGATACTGTCGGGCCAAAGCTAACAGGCCATACGCGAACAGAATCATCAGCACCATGTGAAACGGGTGCATATACTTCATAGGATTACGGATGGCAGAAAAATATGGCAGGATGTAAATAAGATGGTAAAATGGCGCGTGTCGCCCCCAAGCGAGTAGCAAAGAGATCACGCCCATGGCGGCCCAAAACCAAACCATTTTGCTTTCAACCGGAGTGAAGGCCCCGCCTTTTTTACGAAGCGATTGCGCCACACCGTACCCCGCCAACAGCGCCACCAATACCCCGGCATATTCGCCCGACCCGGAGTGACGCGGGAACCCCTGATGGTGCTGCTCCCAGCCGGGTTGCTGGCCCACGGTTCCCCAATAGTTGCCACCGTCTCCAGTATCCAGACGGTATCCAAACAGGCCAGGGATAATCACCCGCAGGGTTTCCAATTTGGGCAAACTCCACTGGGTGGCCCAATCCCAACGAGCCTCCTTGCTTTGTTGTTTTTCCTCCATACCGGCGACGCCGGTAATGGAGATGCCCATATACGCGCTCAGGCTGGGAAAGGCCATGACGACGGCGGCTACCACAATGAGTATCATGCGCACGCCGTGCCGGAGAATTTTTGTGGCCCAACCATCCGCTTCCAGCACAGCGTGAGCCGTGGCATAAGCCGCCACAAACAGGCTGAAAATTGCACCATTGTCGGCCCCTTCGGAAATGGATAACCCCACGGCAAAACCGGCCAGAATGCTTTTAGCGATCCAGTGTCCGGGACTGGCGATGGCCGCCATGGCCAAAAAGGTCATGCCCAGGCAGGTCTCCCGAGTGGAAAGTCCCCAACAGCCGTTGGAAAAAAAATTACCATTCAAGGCGGCTGCCAACGCCGCGAGAATAGCCACAGTGGGTCCAAAACCGGCCTGCCGAAAAAAAAGCCAGGCGCACATTCCCAAAAACAGGATGGCTATCGGCAAATGCAGGTTGTTAAACCAGAGCGGCGGCAGCGCGAGCATCAATCCAAAGAAGTTGGGCGAAAAATTGCCGTTGTAGGCACCCACCCAATTCACATCCCACCAAATGCCATACAGGGAAGCAGGCGCGGATAGCAAACCGGTATTCTGTATGGATAATGGGCCGTCGTTGGAAAAAAGCGCCTGCCCTGGTAAAAAGCTGCGATAAAAGCAGACCAAAATCACCAATAGCAACAAGGTTAATAAGGTGATAAAACTTTTACGCGTACTCATGACAAAACTGCTTAGTATAAACGGATATCGGTTTTGTAATCAGCGGGCGTATATTTAGAATTTTCCACCTTCGTGGCCACTGTGATGACAGTCATGGACCATGAGGGGAGAATCGTGGCCAACCCGGACCAAAACTCACCTATTTTGGGAAGATAAAAAGAACTGCCGATAGACTGTTTATGACGGAAACCATGTCTGATAAGCACCATTTTCATGGTGCGCAAAGTGAAATCCCGAAAATGACAGGAGCGATATCGGGCGGCAAACATCGGTGGCAAATCGAAAAACAGCATCATGGCGATGCCCAGTGGCGTGCGAATGTTTGGGAAAGTAAGTACCAGTTCACCCCCGACCCGAAGGACTCGGTTCATCTCCAGTATTAACCAATCCGTATCTACTTGATGTTCAATCGTTTCTCCACAAAAAACCGCGTCAAAACTGCCATCCTCATAAGGTAACGGACCTCGCATCGTATCATGAACCTTGGCGTTCATCCCAACTTCAACGGCCTTTTGAACCAGAAATTCCGAAATATCCACACCGTGCAGTTCGTGCTGGTCGCGAAACTGCTTAAGAATAGCCCCGTTACAACATCCGATGTCCAGAATCTTTAACTTCTTTTTTTGTGAGCTAAAATATTTCCGGACTTTTTCAACTCTGGGGCCGCCCATCTCATCAGTTACTCCAGCGCCAACGCCACTGTAAACCCATTGAATCTCAGATGGAGTCAAAGGCCCGTCGCGTCTGGAAAAAACGGGCGCGGAATTGTATTGATCTATGTTCATATTTCCTCAAAACGAAGCGCGGATGGGATGAGATCTGGCATTTTCAGCATCGCATACCAATTTATGTCACCAACACGGCAACCAGCGGCATAATATAGTTGTCCCGGGAAACATCTTCCCGCCGTGGCCAGTGGTTCCGAATAATTTAACCATGCAAATCATGACCGGCAGAGGGAAACACAAACCTTGTGGTGTGTCAATTACATCTTCATAACTTTGAAACAATGACTCGATGACTTGGGATCCAACCCGCTACAGCAACACCACCGCGAGCAACTTCGGATTTCGGGTTAAAACTCACTGCCCCAGCTTCTTGAGTCGGAAGAAGCCCTGTTTATTGGTGAGGGGGATGTTCAGGGAGACATTGCCGGCATTGGTAACCGCCGTCACGGGCACTTCGCCCCAGGTCTTGCCCGAGAGCCCGTCCACCATCTCCAGCACATAGTTGGTCATGGCCGTGGACCAACTGAAGCTCAGGCAATTGGTTCCCCCAATGGCCGCCGAACGCCCGGGCCGCACCATCGGCATATACGCCTTGCCGCTGGTTATATCCAACCCCAAACTCTGCGCCTGCGCATCCGCCAGGTCCACATACACCGGCTGATTGGCAAACGCCAGATCGCTGTCGGCCCGGGCATCCGTTCGCGCCTCAAACCGCACCTGTACCATCTCCAGTTTGCCCACCGGGAAAGTCTGCCCCACCGACGGCAGCATCATCGCAAAGCCCACCCGGCCTGCAGTGGCTTGATTCGTATTGGCACGCACCGTGGCTCCGCTGGCTCCGCTACCGGTCGTATAGCCAACATATTTCAGTACCGCCGGATTGAAAATCAGGCTGAATCCACAGGCGCTCTCGCCCCCTTGGGTTTCCAAATACACCGGCACCACGTTCGTCTGCCCCGCCTGGAGCAGCAGGTCGTTCACATAAATTTTCCGGTTCGCCGACTTGCCGTCCTTCGGTGCCTTGGCCAAGTCGCCTTTGCTGATGCTGCCCGTCGGACCACCCGCCGGTCGCCACGCATCCAAACCGGCGTTAAAGCGAACCGCTTGCACCCAGTCCGCCACCGTCAACTTGCCGTCGCCCGACGTTGCGAGCGGCGCGCAATCGGCCCGCTGAAACATCGTGGCGTTGGTGAACTGGTCTAACCCCGCCACCAACCGCCCCACCAACGTTACGTCGGCAGAGGAAATGGTGTAGTCGCCCGTTATATC carries:
- a CDS encoding class I SAM-dependent methyltransferase gives rise to the protein MNIDQYNSAPVFSRRDGPLTPSEIQWVYSGVGAGVTDEMGGPRVEKVRKYFSSQKKKLKILDIGCCNGAILKQFRDQHELHGVDISEFLVQKAVEVGMNAKVHDTMRGPLPYEDGSFDAVFCGETIEHQVDTDWLILEMNRVLRVGGELVLTFPNIRTPLGIAMMLFFDLPPMFAARYRSCHFRDFTLRTMKMVLIRHGFRHKQSIGSSFYLPKIGEFWSGLATILPSWSMTVITVATKVENSKYTPADYKTDIRLY
- a CDS encoding immunoglobulin domain-containing protein encodes the protein MNINATPVPPVITAGPSNTTAILGNTMAYNVSATSTTPMTYQWYFSGQPVNTATNNSLTLLNVTSNNAGNYFVVVSNMGGSATSGVATLTVVPPPSIVAVPSLTATPGTDLVVPVTLVSRGTENVVSFSLAFDPARLSFRQVTMGEGATLAFPTFNSLQASNGLVGISLMMDPGLAFTAGTQEIARLTFAVSVVGTPTLTPLIFTNTPIIQEISSVEGPKLSNVLFTNAQITIPVVELEGDITGDYTISSADVTLVGRLVAGLDQFTNATMFQRADCAPLATSGDGKLTVADWVQAVRFNAGLDAWRPAGGPTGSISKGDLAKAPKDGKSANRKIYVNDLLLQAGQTNVVPVYLETQGGESACGFSLIFNPAVLKYVGYTTGSGASGATVRANTNQATAGRVGFAMMLPSVGQTFPVGKLEMVQVRFEARTDARADSDLAFANQPVYVDLADAQAQSLGLDITSGKAYMPMVRPGRSAAIGGTNCLSFSWSTAMTNYVLEMVDGLSGKTWGEVPVTAVTNAGNVSLNIPLTNKQGFFRLKKLGQ